Proteins encoded by one window of Venturia canescens isolate UGA chromosome 2, ASM1945775v1, whole genome shotgun sequence:
- the Lcch3 gene encoding gamma-aminobutyric acid receptor subunit beta-like isoform X3 — protein MGGRMSSSLAEFILTALLVHLGHLTAWGYLDSGGTAMSDRLENVTQTISRILDGYDIRLRPNFGGEPLLVGMDLTIASFDAISEVNMDYTITMYLNQYWKDERLAFSHEEEVLTLSGDFAEKIWVPDTFFANDKNSFLHDVTERNKLVRLSGDGSVTYGMRFTTTLACMMDLHYYPLDSQNCTVEIESYGYTVLDVVMYWKETPVRGVEEAELPQFTIIGYETNDRKERLATGIYQRLSLSFKLQRNIGYFVFQTYLPSILIVMLSWVSFWINHEATSARVALGITTVLTMTTISTGVRSSLPRISYVKAIDIYLVMCFVFVFAALLEYAAVNYTYWGARAKKKTKKKEGDEKKATTLTSGSKASSPFPGSTDADIIELQDLRMSPLPSIRSRSGIASGSGMSSSLGLRNEQHHDPAKFPPSFRIARTAGYNVHGRNSGLRYRGPRQNKPKVLHAIRRGASVLRASMPKIKDVNVIDKYSRIIFPVSFMLFNAVYWIFYVL, from the exons ATGGGTGGTAGGATGTCGTCGTCCCTCGCCGAATTTATCCTGACGGCTCTGCTCGTCCATTTGGGTCACCTCACCGCATG GGGTTATCTCGATTCCGGTGGCACGGCGATGTCGGATCGACTGGAAAATGTGACGCAAACGATCTCGCGAATCCTCGACGGCTACGACATTCGTCTCCGTCCGAATTTTGGTG GTGAACCATTGCTGGTTGGTATGGATCTCACGATCGCCAGTTTCGATGCAATATCGGAAGTAAATATG gaCTACACGATAACGATGTACTTGAATCAGTACTGGAAAGACGAGAGACTGGCATTTTCCCACGAGGAGGAAGTTCTCACCTTGAGCGGTGACTTCGCCGAGAAGATTTGGGTCCCGGACACCTTTTTCGCGAACGACAAAAACAG TTTTCTCCACGACGTGACCGAACGCAACAAACTCGTGAGACTTTCGGGCGACGGCTCTGTCACATACGGAATGAGATTCACCACGACACTGGCGTGCATGATGGACCTTCATTATTACCCCTTGGACTCGCAGAATTGCACGGTCGAAATCGAAAGTT acggTTACACAGTGCTCGACGTGGTCATGTATTGGAAAGAAACGCCTGTTCGTGGCGTCGAGGAAGCCGAATTACCACAATTCACGATAATCGGTTACGAGACAAACGACCGAAAAGAACGACTGGCAACCGGCATATACCAGAGGCTCTCGCTGAGCTTCAAACTCCAGAGAAACATCGGTTACTTCGTCTTTCAAACTTATCTGCCAAGTATACTTATCGTGATGTTGAGCTGGGTCAGCTTTTGGATAAATCACGAAGCGACCAGCGCGAGAGTCGCTCTTG GTATCACAACGGTGCTTACGATGACGACGATATCGACGGGCGTGAGAAGCTCCCTGCCACGCATAAGCTACGTCAAGGCTATTGACATTTATCTCGTAATGTGCTTCGTTTTCGTATTCGCGGCTCTTTTGGAGTACGCCGCGGTAAACTACACTTATTGGGGAgcgagagcgaaaaaaaagacgaagaagaaagagggcGACGAGAAGAAAGCGACGACGCTCACGTCTG GGAGCAAAGCGAGTTCACCATTTCCTGGATCGACAGACGCCGATATAATAGAATTGCAAGATCTCCGAATGTCACCACTGCCGAGCATCAGAAGCAGGTCCGGAATCGCGAGTGGCTCGGGTATGTCGAGTTCGTTAGGACTTCGGAACGAGCAGCATCACGACCCAGCCAAATTTCCGCCTAGCTTTAGAATCGCGAGAACCGCCGGTTACAATGTCCACGGTAGGAACAGCGGTCTGAGATATCGGGGACCGAGGCAAAATAAGCCAAAG gtacTGCACGCGATCCGTCGCGGAGCCTCGGTGCTCCGAGCCTCGATGCCAAAGATCAAGGACGTGAACGTGATCGACAAATATTCGAGGATCATATTTCCCGTGAGTTTTATGCTCTTCAACGCGGTATATTGGATCTTCTACGTGCTGTGA
- the Lcch3 gene encoding gamma-aminobutyric acid receptor subunit beta-like isoform X2 yields the protein MGGRMSSSLAEFILTALLVHLGHLTAWGYLDSGGTAMSDRLENVTQTISRILDGYDIRLRPNFGAGEPLLVGMDLTIASFDAISEVNMDYTITMYLNQYWKDERLAFSHEEEVLTLSGDFAEKIWVPDTFFANDKNSFLHDVTERNKLVRLSGDGSVTYGMRFTTTLACMMDLHYYPLDSQNCTVEIESYGYTVLDVVMYWKETPVRGVEEAELPQFTIIGYETNDRKERLATGIYQRLSLSFKLQRNIGYFVFQTYLPSILIVMLSWVSFWINHEATSARVALGITTVLTMTTISTGVRSSLPRISYVKAIDIYLVMCFVFVFAALLEYAAVNYTYWGARAKKKTKKKEGDEKKATTLTSGSKASSPFPGSTDADIIELQDLRMSPLPSIRSRSGIASGSGMSSSLGLRNEQHHDPAKFPPSFRIARTAGYNVHGRNSGLRYRGPRQNKPKVLHAIRRGASVLRASMPKIKDVNVIDKYSRIIFPVSFMLFNAVYWIFYVL from the exons ATGGGTGGTAGGATGTCGTCGTCCCTCGCCGAATTTATCCTGACGGCTCTGCTCGTCCATTTGGGTCACCTCACCGCATG GGGTTATCTCGATTCCGGTGGCACGGCGATGTCGGATCGACTGGAAAATGTGACGCAAACGATCTCGCGAATCCTCGACGGCTACGACATTCGTCTCCGTCCGAATTTTGGTG CAGGTGAACCATTGCTGGTTGGTATGGATCTCACGATCGCCAGTTTCGATGCAATATCGGAAGTAAATATG gaCTACACGATAACGATGTACTTGAATCAGTACTGGAAAGACGAGAGACTGGCATTTTCCCACGAGGAGGAAGTTCTCACCTTGAGCGGTGACTTCGCCGAGAAGATTTGGGTCCCGGACACCTTTTTCGCGAACGACAAAAACAG TTTTCTCCACGACGTGACCGAACGCAACAAACTCGTGAGACTTTCGGGCGACGGCTCTGTCACATACGGAATGAGATTCACCACGACACTGGCGTGCATGATGGACCTTCATTATTACCCCTTGGACTCGCAGAATTGCACGGTCGAAATCGAAAGTT acggTTACACAGTGCTCGACGTGGTCATGTATTGGAAAGAAACGCCTGTTCGTGGCGTCGAGGAAGCCGAATTACCACAATTCACGATAATCGGTTACGAGACAAACGACCGAAAAGAACGACTGGCAACCGGCATATACCAGAGGCTCTCGCTGAGCTTCAAACTCCAGAGAAACATCGGTTACTTCGTCTTTCAAACTTATCTGCCAAGTATACTTATCGTGATGTTGAGCTGGGTCAGCTTTTGGATAAATCACGAAGCGACCAGCGCGAGAGTCGCTCTTG GTATCACAACGGTGCTTACGATGACGACGATATCGACGGGCGTGAGAAGCTCCCTGCCACGCATAAGCTACGTCAAGGCTATTGACATTTATCTCGTAATGTGCTTCGTTTTCGTATTCGCGGCTCTTTTGGAGTACGCCGCGGTAAACTACACTTATTGGGGAgcgagagcgaaaaaaaagacgaagaagaaagagggcGACGAGAAGAAAGCGACGACGCTCACGTCTG GGAGCAAAGCGAGTTCACCATTTCCTGGATCGACAGACGCCGATATAATAGAATTGCAAGATCTCCGAATGTCACCACTGCCGAGCATCAGAAGCAGGTCCGGAATCGCGAGTGGCTCGGGTATGTCGAGTTCGTTAGGACTTCGGAACGAGCAGCATCACGACCCAGCCAAATTTCCGCCTAGCTTTAGAATCGCGAGAACCGCCGGTTACAATGTCCACGGTAGGAACAGCGGTCTGAGATATCGGGGACCGAGGCAAAATAAGCCAAAG gtacTGCACGCGATCCGTCGCGGAGCCTCGGTGCTCCGAGCCTCGATGCCAAAGATCAAGGACGTGAACGTGATCGACAAATATTCGAGGATCATATTTCCCGTGAGTTTTATGCTCTTCAACGCGGTATATTGGATCTTCTACGTGCTGTGA
- the Lcch3 gene encoding gamma-aminobutyric acid receptor subunit beta-like isoform X1 — MGGRMSSSLAEFILTALLVHLGHLTAWGYLDSGGTAMSDRLENVTQTISRILDGYDIRLRPNFGVAGEPLLVGMDLTIASFDAISEVNMDYTITMYLNQYWKDERLAFSHEEEVLTLSGDFAEKIWVPDTFFANDKNSFLHDVTERNKLVRLSGDGSVTYGMRFTTTLACMMDLHYYPLDSQNCTVEIESYGYTVLDVVMYWKETPVRGVEEAELPQFTIIGYETNDRKERLATGIYQRLSLSFKLQRNIGYFVFQTYLPSILIVMLSWVSFWINHEATSARVALGITTVLTMTTISTGVRSSLPRISYVKAIDIYLVMCFVFVFAALLEYAAVNYTYWGARAKKKTKKKEGDEKKATTLTSGSKASSPFPGSTDADIIELQDLRMSPLPSIRSRSGIASGSGMSSSLGLRNEQHHDPAKFPPSFRIARTAGYNVHGRNSGLRYRGPRQNKPKVLHAIRRGASVLRASMPKIKDVNVIDKYSRIIFPVSFMLFNAVYWIFYVL; from the exons ATGGGTGGTAGGATGTCGTCGTCCCTCGCCGAATTTATCCTGACGGCTCTGCTCGTCCATTTGGGTCACCTCACCGCATG GGGTTATCTCGATTCCGGTGGCACGGCGATGTCGGATCGACTGGAAAATGTGACGCAAACGATCTCGCGAATCCTCGACGGCTACGACATTCGTCTCCGTCCGAATTTTGGTG TTGCAGGTGAACCATTGCTGGTTGGTATGGATCTCACGATCGCCAGTTTCGATGCAATATCGGAAGTAAATATG gaCTACACGATAACGATGTACTTGAATCAGTACTGGAAAGACGAGAGACTGGCATTTTCCCACGAGGAGGAAGTTCTCACCTTGAGCGGTGACTTCGCCGAGAAGATTTGGGTCCCGGACACCTTTTTCGCGAACGACAAAAACAG TTTTCTCCACGACGTGACCGAACGCAACAAACTCGTGAGACTTTCGGGCGACGGCTCTGTCACATACGGAATGAGATTCACCACGACACTGGCGTGCATGATGGACCTTCATTATTACCCCTTGGACTCGCAGAATTGCACGGTCGAAATCGAAAGTT acggTTACACAGTGCTCGACGTGGTCATGTATTGGAAAGAAACGCCTGTTCGTGGCGTCGAGGAAGCCGAATTACCACAATTCACGATAATCGGTTACGAGACAAACGACCGAAAAGAACGACTGGCAACCGGCATATACCAGAGGCTCTCGCTGAGCTTCAAACTCCAGAGAAACATCGGTTACTTCGTCTTTCAAACTTATCTGCCAAGTATACTTATCGTGATGTTGAGCTGGGTCAGCTTTTGGATAAATCACGAAGCGACCAGCGCGAGAGTCGCTCTTG GTATCACAACGGTGCTTACGATGACGACGATATCGACGGGCGTGAGAAGCTCCCTGCCACGCATAAGCTACGTCAAGGCTATTGACATTTATCTCGTAATGTGCTTCGTTTTCGTATTCGCGGCTCTTTTGGAGTACGCCGCGGTAAACTACACTTATTGGGGAgcgagagcgaaaaaaaagacgaagaagaaagagggcGACGAGAAGAAAGCGACGACGCTCACGTCTG GGAGCAAAGCGAGTTCACCATTTCCTGGATCGACAGACGCCGATATAATAGAATTGCAAGATCTCCGAATGTCACCACTGCCGAGCATCAGAAGCAGGTCCGGAATCGCGAGTGGCTCGGGTATGTCGAGTTCGTTAGGACTTCGGAACGAGCAGCATCACGACCCAGCCAAATTTCCGCCTAGCTTTAGAATCGCGAGAACCGCCGGTTACAATGTCCACGGTAGGAACAGCGGTCTGAGATATCGGGGACCGAGGCAAAATAAGCCAAAG gtacTGCACGCGATCCGTCGCGGAGCCTCGGTGCTCCGAGCCTCGATGCCAAAGATCAAGGACGTGAACGTGATCGACAAATATTCGAGGATCATATTTCCCGTGAGTTTTATGCTCTTCAACGCGGTATATTGGATCTTCTACGTGCTGTGA